The Tripterygium wilfordii isolate XIE 37 chromosome 5, ASM1340144v1, whole genome shotgun sequence genome window below encodes:
- the LOC119999147 gene encoding THO complex subunit 4D-like encodes MSKTSFFTVRNCFEQSYAVIWNPAKRVKPPKPVMAHKPPSLVPIQFAPSYYATIYERLHEVSPILNSHSFLSSLCVLLSLGSSLSLCASLFLRRFTDCLRVYLLFVSLGLIVTSVDMSLDDIIKKNSERVRGRGRGGRGPSSSLGGERMTGPVRKGPLAVNALPSSYMIAKPARRTRSFPWQLNLFEDSLRAAGISGVEVGTKLYVSNLDSGVSNEDIRELFSQIGDLKRHAIHYDKNGRPGGSAEEVYARRSDAFAALKRYNNVLLDGKPMKLEVVGDNVEIPVSAHVNVTGVNGRRKRTVVTTYVILSYSVLFEFRFCKKLIRVKCHSINR; translated from the exons ATGTCGAAAACTTCGTTTTTCACTGTGAGAAATTGTTTTGAACAAAGTTATGCAGTAATATGGAACCCAGCAAAACGGGTGAAACCTCCGAAACCCGTAATGGCACACAAACC CCCCTCACTCGTTCCGATTCAGTTCGCTCCATCCTACTATGCTACCATATATGAACGTCTACACGAAGTCTCTCCCATCCTAAACTCTCACAGTTTTCTCTCATCCCTTTGCGTCCTCCTCTCTCTCGGGTCTTCCTTATCTCTTTGCGCCTCACTCTTTCTTCGTCGTTTTACTGATTGTTTGCGG GTTTACTTGCTGTTCGTTTCTCTTGGATTAATAGTCACCTCTGTTGATATGTCTCTTGATGATATTATAAAAAAGAATAGCGAGAGAGTGAGAGGACGGGGTAGGGGTGGCCGTGGACCAAGTAGCTCCTTGGGTGGCGAAAGAATGACTGGGCCAGTTCGAAAAGGTCCCCTTGCAGTGAATGCTCTTCCATCATCCTACATGATTGCCAAG CCTGCTCGCAGAACCAGGAGTTTTCCATGGCAGCTTAATTTGTTTGAAGATAGCCTAAGAGCTGCTGGGATATCTGGAGTTGAAGTCGGCACAAAGTTATATGTTTCCAATTTGGACTCTGGGGTGTCCAACGAAGATATAAGG GAACTTTTTTCGCAGATTGGGGATCTGAAACGTCATGCTATTCATTATGACAAAAATGGTCGACCTGGT GGCTCTGCTGAGGAGGTATATGCTAGACGAAGTGATGCCTTTGCGGCACTTAAGCGATACAACAATGTTTTGCTAGATGGAAAACCTATGAAGCTTGAAGTTGTAGGCGACAATGTGGAAATTCCTGTTTCAGCTCATGTGAATGTAACCGGAGTAAATGGAAGGAGGAAGAGAACAGTTGTTACGACGTATGTAATTTTATCTTATTCTGTTTTGTTCGAATTTAGGTTTTGCAAGAAGTTGATTAGGGTTAAATGCCATTCAATTAATAGGTGA
- the LOC119998130 gene encoding uncharacterized protein LOC119998130, giving the protein MSITCGLECVAVLGCSRWAWKRCTYIGSDDSQSWPTATPEEFEPVPRICRIILAVYETDLRNPKYPPQGGYRLDPDCVVKRVTYEETQGRAPPYIIYVDHEHKEIVLAIRGLNLIKESDYKLLLDNRLGMQMFDGGYVHHGLLRSAIWLLNQEGETLRRLWIETGREYSMVFAGHSLGSGVAALLTIIAVNHREKLGGISRDKFRCYAVAPARCMSLNLAVKYADVIYSVVLQDDFLPRTPTPLEDIFKSIFCLPCLLQWVCLRDTFIPEGRKLRDPRRLYAPGRIYHIVERKFCRCGRYPPEVRTAIPVEGRFEHIVLSSNATSDHGIIWIEREAEKAIERMKETSAETITTPPKVQKLERLETIEKEHKDALERAASLNIPHAVTTIEEEPKKDEAESSEGTCQDGSKSKSDSTGGRTNWDEVVEKLFKRNESGDLLLRKDAEAPKQQQ; this is encoded by the exons ATGTCCATCACTTGCGGCTTAGAGTGCGTGGCGGTGTTGGGTTGCTCACGGTGGGCGTGGAAGCGGTGCACATATATAGGCTCCGATGACAGCCAATCATGGCCCACCGCCACTCCCGAAGAGTTCGAGCCTGTCCCTCGCATCTGCCGCATCATTCTCGCCGTCTACGAGACCGACCTCCGAAACCCAAAATACCCACCTCAAGGCGGGTACCGTCTCGACCCGGATTGTGTTGTGAAGCGGGTCACCTATGAGGAGACCCAGGGACGTGCGCCTCCTTACATCATTTACGTTGATCACGAACATAAGGAGATCGTACTCGCTATTCGTGGACTTAATCTTATCAAGGAAAGTGATTACAAGCTACTCTTGGATAATCGATTGGGGATGCAGATGTTTGATGGCGGATATGTTCACCATGGTCTATTGAGGTCCGCAATTTGGCTCTTGAACCAGGAGGGCGAGACGCTCAGGAGGCTTTGGATCGAAACCGGGAGGGAATACTCGATGGTCTTTGCTGGGCATTCGTTGGGGTCCGGTGTAGCTGCCTTACTGACGATCATCGCCGTCAATCACAGGGAGAAGTTGGGAGGCATTTCCAGGGATAAGTTTAGGTGCTACGCTGTGGCACCGGCGAGGTGTATGTCGCTCAATTTGGCTGTCAAGTATGCAGATGTTATATACTCTGTTGTATTGCAG GATGATTTCTTGCCAAGAACGCCGACTCCATTAGAAGATATATTTAAGTCAATATTTTG CTTGCCCTGCTTGTTACAATGGGTGTGCTTGAGGGATACATTCATTCCCGAAGGTAGAAAGCTTCGAGACCCGAGAAGGCTCTATGCTCCTGGACGAATATATCACATTGTAGAGAGAAAATTTTGCAG ATGTGGGAGGTATCCGCCAGAGGTCAGGACAGCTATTCCTGTAGAAGGGAGATTTGAGCATATTGTGTTATCAAGTAATGCTACATCTGATCATGGGATTATTTGGATAGAGAGAGAAGCAGAGAAGGCCATAGAG AGAATGAAGGAAACCAGTGCTGAGACCATCACAACCCCTCCAAAGGTACAGAAGTTGGAGAGGTTGGAGACAATTGAGAAAGAACACAAGGACGCACTGGAAAGAGCTGCTAGTTTGAATATACCTCATGCTGTGACAACCATAGAGGAGGAACCCAAGAAAGATGAGGCAGAGTCATCCGAAGGCACATGCCAGGATGGCTCAAAAAGTAAATCTGACTCTACTGGGGGAAGGACTAACTGGGACGAAGTGGTTGAAAAGCTTTTTAAGAGAAATGAGTCGGGAGATCTACTTCTTAGAAAAGATGCAGAAGCTCCAAAACAGCAGCAGTGA
- the LOC119999145 gene encoding uncharacterized protein LOC119999145, whose protein sequence is MKDPKTQHDKIEWIPCTVDKAWFAEAIQPDKWLRDLHLDIATYHIRRRLAKYPAIFKRKAAVLDTIFFSKIGITYNVFKEDPGNWVDSDTLFTDYVVDTSPPEGVPWGEVDYVYFPANFDEKHWVAVEMILSSRKINVYDSYHDLTSAERFVEIMSPLSIMTPYILRPCGYDIPTTPWEVEKVNPCPQQKSGGGDCGVFTFKFIEALIAEIPITEINQNDMTFYRKKFTAESWGGEFSL, encoded by the exons ATGAAGGATCCCAAAACACAACATGATAAAATTGAATGGATTCCTTGTACTGTTGACAAGGCCTGGTTTGCTGAGGCAATTCAACCTGACAAATGGTTAAGAGACCTC CATCTTGACATTGCTACATACCACATACGCCGGAGACTTGCCAAGTACCCTGCCATATTTAAAAGGAAGGCGGCAGTGCTTGACACAATCTTCTTT AGCAAGATTGGTATTACCTACAATGTATTCAAAGAAGATCCAGGAAATTGGGTTGATTCGGATACTTTATTCACAGACTACGTTGTCGATACCAGTCCTCCTGAAGGTGTTCCCTGGGGAGAAGTGGACTATGTGTACTTTCCTGCAAACTTTGATGAGAAGCATTGGGTGGCAGTAGAGATGATATTGTCATCACGAAAAATAAATGTCTATGATTCTTACCATGACCTTACAAGTGCTGAAAGGTTTGTAGAGATCATGAGCCCATTGTCTATAATGACCCCATACATATTACGTCCTTGTGGATATGACATTCCCACGACACCATGGGAAGTTGAGAAGGTCAATCCCTGCCCTCAACAAAAGTCAGGggg GGGCGATTGCGGTGTTTTTACATTCAAATTCATTGAAGCATTGATAGCAGAAATTCCTATCACTGAGATAAATCAAAATGACATGACGTTTTACAGGAAAAAGTTCACAGCAGAGAGTTGGGGGGGAGAGTTCTCATTGTGA
- the LOC119999148 gene encoding THO complex subunit 4C-like, whose amino-acid sequence MDWTIQGPTRATNGQTMAQKTGWRPGARLNGGASSINRGSGQSHRGAIRNGRGLGAARSRGQGRVRGWGRGRKQGVDKSADELDKDLEKHHAEAMQT is encoded by the exons ATGGACTGGACAATCCAAGGCCCAACAAGAGCAACAAACGGGCAAACCATGGCTCAAAAAACGGGGTGGAG GCCTGGAGCACGTCTAAATGGGGGTGCCTCTTCCATAAACCGTGGGTCTGG CCAAAGCCATCGTGGGGCAATAAGGAATGGCCGTGGCCTTGGTGCGGCACGGAGTCGGGGCCAGGGCCGTGTTAGGGGGTGGGGCCGTGGGAGGAAGCAAGGTGTTGACAAGTCAGCTGATGAACTTGACAAGGACTTGGAGAAGCATCATGCTGAAGCCATGCAGACTTAG
- the LOC119998974 gene encoding uncharacterized protein LOC119998974, whose protein sequence is MYSKMLWEQWLAKLKKKPKVVIDEIEEEEEEEEEEEVQTHRDIPPVTEKYVLRDNIASKIDVFDSLLKDHSKKHKDLKVELCLMLQFIEESMGTLLAVVKKQNAGNEGDGNHVIKDGDGNATDGPRTTGKDIAEVVLECPRTVGHKEISVQEEQHPLGQIEHEADNVGKCGDGDATDGQLQNREAVIFVESQEVPVENIEEAVIEGEDAVSSGVEDDIISMDIAATSLGTPNKMDMGTEGVEIVTPSKFPVAKKGGVIPYVSNKEKCKRKLGPLLNTPYTNPTKKQKTDSSSTVTEEAEIPKGILPMAFELKRPYRRE, encoded by the exons ATGTACTCAAAAATGTTATGGGAACAATGGTTggcaaagttaaaaaaaaagccaaaggtTGTTATAGATGAgattgaagaggaagaggaagaggaagaggaagaggaagttcaAACACATAGGGATATTCCACCTGTTACAGAg AAATATGTTTTAAGGGATAATATTGCAAGCAAGATTGATGTATTTGATAGTTTGCTTAAGGATCACTCCAAGAAGCATAAAGATCTGAAGGTGgaattgtgtttgatgttgcaaTTCATTGAAGAATCCATGGGGACTCTTCTAGCAGTtgttaaaaaacaaaatgcagGAAATGAGGGGGATGGGAATCATGTAATAAAGGATGGGGATGGGAATGCCACTGATGGTCCAAGGACTACTGGAAAAGATATTGCAGAGGTTGTTTTGGAGTGTCCAAGGACTGTTGGACATAAAGAGATATCTGTACAGGAAGAGCAACATCCTTTAGGTCAAATTGAGCATGAGGCTGATAACGTAGGAAAATGTGGGGATGGGGATGCCACTGATGGTCAACTGCAAAATAGGGAGGCCGTAATATTTGTTGAGTCCCAGGAAGTTCCTGTGGAAAATATAGAGGAGGCTGTTATTGAGGGTGAGGATGCTGTTAGCTCAGGTGTAGAAGACGATATTATTTCAATGGATATAGCTGCCACTAGTTTAGGAACACCAAATAAGATGGATATGGGCACTGAGGGGGTGGAGATTGTCACCCCATCCAAATTCCcagttgcaaaaaaaggtggGGTAAttccttatgtctcaaataagGAAAAGTGCAAAAGAAAGCTTGGACCATTATTGAATACACCCTACACCAATCccactaaaaaacaaaaaactgatTCATCCTCCACGGTAACAGAAGAGGCTGAAATTCCCAAAGGCATATTGCCAATGGCTTTTGAACTCAAAAGGCCATATCGAAGAGAGTAG
- the LOC119999146 gene encoding uncharacterized protein LOC119999146, with protein MYLRIKSLTFSGQIVHQLLLRQVESFNHSFGTTFNFRLAGKQATFSFEDFALVTGLVCTGIPPISSLVDTSTHRLRDAYFKGNNSIKRSELESTFLGLKPQPDNEDDVVKLAFVYFVEFVLLGREHSRNISDVAYLQLVENLDEFNKYPWGSVSYARTSKSLAGAMKGRVQNFLKKTLKPTKTQKEQYSLYGFPLTLQIWSYEAIPLIGRTYAQKDPEIQNPRILNWSTSITPDSTELILSVFRRKHKLMVTMCTLHSFKYMVDLSQPSWRWHKNTA; from the exons ATGTATCTTCGtattaagagtctaactttttCCGGGCAGATTGTCCATCAGCTATTGTTAAGACAGGTTGAATCCTTCAACCATAGTTTTGGCACAACTTTCAACTTCAGGTTGGCTGGAAAGCAAGCTACATTTTCATTTGAAGATTTTGCGCTTGTTACCGGATTAGTATGTACTGGAATTCCACCCATTTCTTCACTTGTTGATACTAGCACACATAGGCTAAGGGATGCTTATTTCAAGGGGAATAATAGCATTAAGAGATCTGAATTAGAGAGTACATTTTTGGGTCTAAAACCTCAGCCTGACAATGAAGATGACGTTGTCAAGTTagcttttgtttattttgtggaGTTTGTGTTGCTTGGTAGAGAGCATAGTAGGAACATTTCTGATGTGGCATATCTCCAATTGGTTGAAAACTTGGATGAATTTAACAAGTATCCATGGGGATCTGTTAGTTATGCACGTACCTCCAAGTCACTTGCAGGAGCAATGAAAGGACgtgttcaaaattttttaaaaaagacttTAAAGCCAACAAAGACTCAGAAGGAGCAATACAGTCTCTATGGATTCCCGTTAACTCTACAg ATATGGAGTTATGAAGCTATTCCCCTTATCGGGAGGACATACGCACAGAAAGATCCAGAAATTCAGAATCCAAGGATATTGAACTGGAGTACATCAATCACTCCTGACTCAACAGAACTCATCctaagtgtttttagaaggaaGCAT AAACTAATGGTTACTATGTGTACCTTGCACAGCTTCAAGTACATGGTCGACTTATCCCAACCCAGTTGGAGATGGCACAAGAATACTGCATAA
- the LOC119999144 gene encoding uncharacterized protein LOC119999144, which yields MKAKKFDPVMFPIYFKAAKAYRVFEFEVLMAQLSLIDPRAQSYLLEAGFAKWSRAHFPGRRYNILTTNIADSMNAVLREARHLPITMLVEHLRDLLQRWFYERRTEAASLNSILCKEVDKHIRKRIDRSRRMDVTPISHIEYYVRDGCVGIEHQRVENDIRVLLPPKVKRPCGRPKQQRIPSQGETVIIRHCGRCKKSGHNRQTCKEPIALHPRTE from the exons ATGAAGGCAAAGAAATTCGATCCTGTAATGTTTCCAATTTATTTCAAGGCAGCGAAGGCATATCGTGTTTTCGAATTTGAGGTCCTAATGGCACAGTTGAGCTTAATTGATCCCCGTGCACAGAGTTATCTACTTGAGGCTGGTTTTGCTAAATGGTCTCGTGCACATTTTCCTGGTCGGAGGTACAATATACTAACTACAAACATTGCAGATAGTATGAATGCTGTTCTTAGAGAAGCCCGCCACCTTCCTATAACAATGTTGGTTGAGCACTTGAGGGATTTGCTTCAGAGATGGTTTTATGAGCGACGTACCGAAGCAGCATCTCTGAATTCTATACTCTGCAAGGAGGTAGACAAACATATACGGAAGCGGATTGATAGGTCTCGTAGGATGGATGTTACACCAATATCACATATTGAATATTACGTTCGTGATGGATGCG TTGGTATTGAGCACCAGCGCGTTGAAAACGATATAAGAGTATTATTACCACCTAAAGTGAAAAGACCATGTGGTAGGCCTAAACAACAAAGAATACCTTCCCAAGGTGAAACTGTGATTATCAGACACTGTGGTCGATGTAAGAAAAGTGGCCATAATCGTCAAACTTGTAAGGAACCAATAGCGTTGCATCCAAGAACTGAATGA